In Solidesulfovibrio carbinoliphilus subsp. oakridgensis, the sequence CGTCGGTATTCTGGTCAAGGGTCCGGGCTCCGGCCGTGAGGCGGCCATGCGCGCCATCCACAACGCCGGATTCAAGGTCAGCTTCATCCGCGACATCACGCCCATCCCCCACAACGGCTGTCGCCCGCCCAAACGGCGTCGCGTCTAGTGCGAAGTGCGTCCGGCGGGCTGCGCCGGCGGCAACATGGTGATTGAAAGGCCAGGCCTCGACGCGAGGCCTGGATTGTTATTCGGTTCGCCGCGGGGCCAACGGCCGGCCCGCTTGGACGAAACGGACAGATAGCGGGACCGCGCCAGCGCGCGACGGACCGCGGCACACGGAGGAGGAACTACCTTGGCACGTTATACAGAAGCGAAATGCCGCATTTGCCGCCGGGAAGGGGGCAAGCTTTTTTTGAAGGGCGACCGCTGCTACACCGATAAGTGCGCCTACGAGCGCCGGCCCTACGCGCCCGGCCAGCACGGCCGCATCCGTAAGAAGATGAGCGATTACGCCGTCATGCTTCGCGAAAAACAGAAGACCCGCCGCATGTACGGCATCCTGGAAGGCCAGTTCCGCGCCTATTTCCAGCGGGCCGACATGAAAAAGGGCGTCACCGGCGAAAACCTGCTGTCGTTCCTCGAACGCCGCATGGACAACGTCGTCTACCGCCTGGGTTTCGCCAATTCGCGCAACCAGGCCCGCCAGCTCGTGCGCCACGGCCTTTTCGTCTTGAACGGCCACCGCGTGACCATCCCGTCGCTCCAGGTCAAGGTCGGGGACGTCATCGAAGTGCGCGAGAAAAATCGCCAGTCCCCCATCATTCTGGAGGCCCAGCAGGTCATCGCCCGTCGCGGCTGCCCGGCTTGGCTCGAAGTGGACGGCGAGAAGCTCAAGGGAAAGGTCAATGCCCTGCCCACCCGCGAGGACGTGCAGTTCCCGATCAACGAGCAGCTCATCGTCGAGCTTTACTCCAAGTAATCGGCAAAGTACGCTTTGCATAAGGTGACGCCATGTTGATTCGTAACGGCCAAAGGCTCATCAACTCCCGCAACTGGACCGAACTGGTCAAGCCGGAAAAGCTCGAGAAGGACCCCGGCGCCACGGACACGTTCGGCCGGTTTGTCTGCGAGCCCCTGGAACGTGGATTCGGCACGACCCTCGGCAATGCGCTGCGGCGCGTGCTGTTGTCCTCCCTGCAGGGCGCGGCCATCGTGGCCGCCCGCATCGAGGGAGTGCAGCACGAATTCTCGACCATTCCGGGCGTCATCGAGGATGTGACCGAGATCATCCTCAACCTCAAGCAGGTCCGCCTGGCCATGACCACCGAGGACCCCCAGCGCCTGACCTTGTTCGCCAACCAGAAGGGCGAAGTCCTGGCCAGCGCCATCCAGGGCAACCAGAACGTCACGGTCTTAAGCGACGATGTGCTGATCGCCACCCTGTCCGAGGACCGCGATTTCCGCATCGACCTCGAGGTCCGCATGGGCAAGGGCTATGTCCCGGCCGACATGCACGAGGGACTGGATTCCGAGATCGGGCTCATTCTGCTCGATTCCAGCTTCTCGCCGGTCAAGAAGGTGGCCTATACCATCGAGCAGGCCCGTGTCGGTCAGATGACCAACTACGACAAGCTCGTGCTCGAGGTCGGCACCGACGGTTCCATCTCGCCCGATGACGCCATCTCCTACAGCGCCAAGATCCTCAAGGACCAGCTCACGGTCTTCATCAATTTCGACGAGAAGGAATCCGAAGCGGACAAGGCGCGCCGCCGTGACGACATCGAACTCAATCCCAGCCTGTTTAAGAGCATCGACGAGCTTGAGCTTTCCGTGCGCGCCACCAACTGCCTCAAATCCGCCAACATCCAGACCGTTGGCGAGCTGATGCAGAAAACCGAAAACGAGATGCTCAAGACCAAGAACTTCGGCAAGAAATCCCTTGAGGAAATCCGCCGGGTCCTTGAGGACATGGGCCTTGAATTCGGCATGCGCATCGAGAACTTCGAACAAAAATACCAGGAATGGCTGAAGAGGAAGCAGGTCGATGAGACATAAGAAATCCGGACGCAAATTCGGCAGGAATTCCTCCCACCGGGAGGCCATGCTGCGCAATATGGCCCGTTCGCTCGTCATCCACGAGCGCATCCGCACCACCGAACACAAGGCCAAGGAACTGCGCGGCGTTGTCGAACGCCTCATCACCCTGGCCCAGACCGACAGCCTCCACGCCCGCCGGCTGGCCTACAAGTTCCTGGCCAACCACCAGCTCGTGGCCCGGCTCTTCGACGAGATCGGCCCCCGTTTCCGCGGGCAGGCCGGCGGCTACACCCGCGTGGTCAAGATGGGACTGCCCCGGGCCGGCGACTGCGCCCCCATGGCCGTCATCGAACTGACCCGCATGGCCGGCGAAACCGCCCCGGCCAAGGCTCCCCAAGAGGCCCCGGTCGAGCAGCAGGCTTCCCTTGCTCCGACCGAGACCGCTCCCCAGGCGTAAGCACAAGCAGGGTCCCTTGGACCCTGCTTTTTTTTGTTCCGTACTATAGTTTTTATCTATGGAAAGAATATAGTCTATGGATGTTCGCCGGCTCCAGGCCTTTGCCAAGGTCTATGACCTGCGCAGCTTTTCCCGGGCGGGCGAAGACCTGCTGCTGTCCCAGCCGACCATCAGCGCCCATATCCTGGCCCTGGAGGAAGAGCTCGACACCCAGCTGTTCGACCGGCTCGGCCGTACCGTCCTGCCGACCCAGGCCGGCGAGGTCCTCTACCGGTACTGCACCACCATCTTCAGCCAGCTCGACCACGCCCGGGCCGACATCCTGGCCCTGTCCAAGCGGGTGGCCGGGGAACTGGCCGTCGGCGGCAGCACGATTCCGGCCCAGTACATCATCCCCAAGCTGGTGGCCGGGTTCCTGGCCGCCTACCCCGAAGTCCGCATCGACCTCAAGGGCGGCGACACCCGGGAGATCACGGCCATGATCGTGGCGGGGGACGCGCATCTCGGCATCGTCGGCGCGCCGGCGGCCCAGCCGGAGCTGGTCAGCCGGCCGATCCTGGAAGACTCCCTGGTGCTGGTGGCGCCCAAGGACATGGGGGCCGTGTCCCTGGACGGCGGGGACTGGCGGGCCAGGCTGGTGCGGCTCCCCTGGGTCATGCGCGAGTCCGGTTCCGGCACCCGGCTGGCCCTGGAGCGGGCCCTGGCCCAGGCCGACATCGACATCCGGGACCTGCGCGCCGTGCTCCAGGTCCATTCCTCCCTGGCGGTGCTGGAGTGCGTCGAAGCCGGGCTCGGCGTTTCGGTCGTCTCCCACATGGCGGCCCGGGCCTATTTGGATCGCGGGACGGTATCCCTGCTCGCGGCCCCGGAGCTCGACATGCGGCGCAGTTTTTACGCCGTGCACCACGGGCGGCGCTACATGTTCCCGGCGTTGCGGTTTTTTCTGGCCGCCTGCTGCGAGCTGTGACAGCCGCTGCCCATGAAAAAAGGCCTGCCCGGGAATTCCGGAGCAGGCCTTTTTTGTTGGATCGAGGCGGAAGCGGTTCACTAGCCGCCGATGAGCTGCATGGCCATCTTGGGCAGGGAGTTGGCCTGGGAGAGCATGGCCACCGCCGACTGGGTCAGGATCTGGTTGCGCACGAACTGGGTCATTTCCGTGGCCACGTCCACGTCCGAGATCTGGGACTCGGCCGCCTGCAGGTTTTCGCTCTGGATCTGCAGGTTGGAGATGGTGTTCTCCAGGCGGTTCTGCAAGGCGCCCAGGTTGGCCCGGATCTTGTCCTTGGACACGATGGCCGAGGTGATGGCGTCAAGGGCCTTCTGGGCCAGTTCCTGGGTGGAGATGCTGCGGCCCGCGGCCGACGAGGCCGCGCCGATGCCGACGCCCAGGGCCGAGGCCGTGGAGGTGCCGATCTGGACGTAGTAGTAGTCCTCGGCGCTGTTGTTGCTGGCACCGAAATGGACCTTCATCTTGCCGGTGGCATTGAGGCCGGCGCCGCTGTGGGTGGCTCCGGACAGGTTGCCGTTCAAAAGATAGATGCCGTTGAAGTCCGTGGCATTGGCGATTCGGGTGATTTCCGAGGCCATGGCCTGGTATTCCGAGTCGATGATCAGGCGCTGGTCCGAGGTATAGGTGCCGGTGGCGGCCTGCTCGGCCAGTTCCTTCATGCGGATGAGCTTTTCGTCCACGACCTGGAGCGCGCCGTCGGCGGTCTGGATCATGGAGATGGCGTCGTTGGCGTTGCGGACACCCTGGTTGGTGGCCGCGATGTCCGAGCGCATGAGTTCGCGGATGGCCAGGCCGGCGGCGTCGTCGGCCGCGGTGGTGATGCGCAGTCCGGACGACAGGCGGTTGGTCGAGGTGGCCAGGGCGCTGTACGAGTTGGACAGGTTGCGGGAAGCGGTGGCGGCCATCATATTGTGGTTGATTACGAGAGACATGGCTTTTCCTCCGTGAAAAGATTGTGCATCCAGCTAGTTGCCCATGAAGGCGAAGAGCTCGCCGGCGGCATGGGGGTCAGACGGTTCGGTTTGTGGCTTGCGCCGGCCTGCTCCATTGGGTGAACATTCGGGTGAGCCTCCTTTGCCAGGAAATCTTTTCTGCGGCGTTGCTTTCATTCGCGGCAGCTTTGACTCCCTTATCGGCCCCCTGCGAAAACCCTTTAGGAAAAAATGCATGATTTTTTTGGAGGGAAAATGGCCACAAGGATTCCGTATCCAGGGCAAGGCCCGGGATTTTGCGGGAATGGACTGGGGTGGTGCGTGAAATATGAGGGTGTTGTGGCGATACTGCAGGGGGAGGACGGCAATACTGCAGAACAAGGCTTGTTCAGCCTTCTTATCGGCCTGCCGCGAAAACCCTTTAGGGCTTTTTCCCAAAAGTTTTCCCGGGCCGGCACATTTCCACCCGCCACCCGCCTTGCCTGGGAAAAGCGGGCATGTCATAGTAATTGTTATGCTAAGTCAAACAAAACAGAGGAGGACACAATGCGCTTGAAAACCACGCAGTGGCTTTTGCTGGGACTTGCCCTGGTCTTTGTGTGTGCCGGGCCGGCGGCGGCCGCCACGGCCAAGGACGAGGTGCTGATGATGGCCACCACCACCAGCACCGACGACACGGGACTCCTCCCGGTCATGGCCGAGGCCTTCAAGAAGGACACGGGCATCGAACTCAAGTGGGTGGCCGTGGGCACGGGCAAGGCGCTCGAGCACGGCAAGAACTGCGATGTGGACGTGCTCCTGGTCCATGCCCCGGGCGCGGAGAAGAAGTTCGTGGAAGAG encodes:
- the rplQ gene encoding 50S ribosomal protein L17, whose amino-acid sequence is MRHKKSGRKFGRNSSHREAMLRNMARSLVIHERIRTTEHKAKELRGVVERLITLAQTDSLHARRLAYKFLANHQLVARLFDEIGPRFRGQAGGYTRVVKMGLPRAGDCAPMAVIELTRMAGETAPAKAPQEAPVEQQASLAPTETAPQA
- a CDS encoding flagellin, whose amino-acid sequence is MSLVINHNMMAATASRNLSNSYSALATSTNRLSSGLRITTAADDAAGLAIRELMRSDIAATNQGVRNANDAISMIQTADGALQVVDEKLIRMKELAEQAATGTYTSDQRLIIDSEYQAMASEITRIANATDFNGIYLLNGNLSGATHSGAGLNATGKMKVHFGASNNSAEDYYYVQIGTSTASALGVGIGAASSAAGRSISTQELAQKALDAITSAIVSKDKIRANLGALQNRLENTISNLQIQSENLQAAESQISDVDVATEMTQFVRNQILTQSAVAMLSQANSLPKMAMQLIGG
- a CDS encoding selenium metabolism-associated LysR family transcriptional regulator; amino-acid sequence: MDVRRLQAFAKVYDLRSFSRAGEDLLLSQPTISAHILALEEELDTQLFDRLGRTVLPTQAGEVLYRYCTTIFSQLDHARADILALSKRVAGELAVGGSTIPAQYIIPKLVAGFLAAYPEVRIDLKGGDTREITAMIVAGDAHLGIVGAPAAQPELVSRPILEDSLVLVAPKDMGAVSLDGGDWRARLVRLPWVMRESGSGTRLALERALAQADIDIRDLRAVLQVHSSLAVLECVEAGLGVSVVSHMAARAYLDRGTVSLLAAPELDMRRSFYAVHHGRRYMFPALRFFLAACCEL
- a CDS encoding DNA-directed RNA polymerase subunit alpha, with protein sequence MLIRNGQRLINSRNWTELVKPEKLEKDPGATDTFGRFVCEPLERGFGTTLGNALRRVLLSSLQGAAIVAARIEGVQHEFSTIPGVIEDVTEIILNLKQVRLAMTTEDPQRLTLFANQKGEVLASAIQGNQNVTVLSDDVLIATLSEDRDFRIDLEVRMGKGYVPADMHEGLDSEIGLILLDSSFSPVKKVAYTIEQARVGQMTNYDKLVLEVGTDGSISPDDAISYSAKILKDQLTVFINFDEKESEADKARRRDDIELNPSLFKSIDELELSVRATNCLKSANIQTVGELMQKTENEMLKTKNFGKKSLEEIRRVLEDMGLEFGMRIENFEQKYQEWLKRKQVDET
- the rpsD gene encoding 30S ribosomal protein S4; amino-acid sequence: MARYTEAKCRICRREGGKLFLKGDRCYTDKCAYERRPYAPGQHGRIRKKMSDYAVMLREKQKTRRMYGILEGQFRAYFQRADMKKGVTGENLLSFLERRMDNVVYRLGFANSRNQARQLVRHGLFVLNGHRVTIPSLQVKVGDVIEVREKNRQSPIILEAQQVIARRGCPAWLEVDGEKLKGKVNALPTREDVQFPINEQLIVELYSK